The Glycine soja cultivar W05 chromosome 19, ASM419377v2, whole genome shotgun sequence genomic sequence AgattaatttaatgttaataaacTGTGTTTGGAACTGTTATGGTGAGCAAATTAAGTGGGTGATATTCCTAATACACAACCATCCAAACTAGAATTCCAAGAGAATGGCAGCTCAGACTTAGGATATAATATAGAACTCGGAGACTGGGATTTGGGGTCATTACAAAATAGTATAACAACTTACACTCCTACCAGAAAGTAGAAGGAGCACCAAAGCATTAAGCAGCTATGACTTGTCCTCTTTTGATTAAACCCCATAATAAAATGTCATTGCCACCAAATCACCTACATTACTCTAATAACAAATGTCCATTTACATCAAGTAGAGTAGATAATAAGAATAAGCCATACATGTTTAGCAATCATCAACTTAGTTAGAAGTCATCATTTCATTTGCACTTACTGGACATAAAGTGAATGCTATGTTAAAATCTCGAAATATCAGCAACAACTGATAATccgtgtgtttgtgtttgtatgCATAGAGAGTACACTGAccagaaaaaatataaagtttagatagtaacaagaaataattttaCCTGTCCTCCTGATGCTAATAAGGCTCCAAATTCAAGCACCTTGTTCATATCAAAGCTGTCAAGGAACAGAGTAAATATCTTTCAACAAATGTATTCAACGTAATAAAAGTAGGGAAAACTATTttcaaacaacattaaatatatacatatatatatatatatatatatatatattattttttcttttaagttaaattatcagatgattaaatttaatatatttgtaattaattcATTAGTAAcattatgtaatttaaaaatatatattttgtagggCATTTATTAAGTCTTCAATTAATATGACACAATTTTGAGTTTTAGTGAGTGTAAAATTGATATTGATAGTTTTGGTTTTGTTATTCTAGAATTAAAGATCCTGaaataaatactaattaaaagaaatttaatattttattagaagtattgaattatgttaaaaaataatttctttaaaatggatgtaataatttataaactatCATTAACGATACTTGTAAATATTGCCattgttaaaaaaagttttttcaagttttttttttataaaaaagttctATATAAAATAACGATGCTATAAAATAGTAAGAACATGAATTAATACATGGTAAGACATGGAAATTACtttattataacttttaattaataattttacaatttttgtaaaaaaaaaagaataaagtgaaaattaataacctatattaattatatcaaaaCTCAATCATAAAAATTGCTTATAAAGTTTCAAGAATTTTCAACAAGACCGTGATAGCAGCGATAGGAATGCCAGCATAAGCTTTAAAACCTGTTTTGATGCTAAAAATTTACTCAAATGACAAGGTGAATTATAAGTCATAACCCTGTCAAATCCTTCTCAAGCCCTTGTTAATTCCTCAAGCATCACAAATGAGGCATGCcactttttgtttcctttttttttcgatTACTCACATATTgtttcaattatattatatattatatataggaaACCATTAGTTGAGTTGTAAGTGTAACTGTAATTAAGACAACTCAAATTCAATCAATCTTCTCAAATTTAACCCAGTGTGTGGTGGTCCAAGATACAATACAACACAGATTTTATTCTCATGGCagaagaaaaacattttatcacacaaaaaggaagaaaactCTAGTACTAactgagaaaataaaaaacgatTGCTTGCTTACTTTTAGAGTAATGATACATATATGCATACACTTAatactctttatttttctttatctctttttatatcatattagctattattttcaaaacattgtgttgaaattaaattaaatcaagttATTGGATGCAATTCAACTCTAACATGCCCTTACTCAAGAGCAGGCAGTCATCACCTTATGctgaaattttattataaataatactaaGGAAAAAGGAGCAGCAAGCAAGCATCAAGCTCTTGAATTCTTGTTTACTGTATGAAAGTGGCTACAAAAATATGTCAAGAAATTATTCCAAATGCTTTAACTATTAGGGGCAGGTCAAGaaatggttttaagtttttgatCAAAGAGAGTGATGGTGATGAAAGAGAATAAGTACATTACCAATTTTGTTTTTACATCACAGTCATTAAGATAATTGACATGCAATGAATACAATTCATAAATATGACATAAACTGAACATATTACAACAAAACAGTGGGAATAGAACTTTATAAAAGTTGATACCTTCTTAAGAAGACTGGTCAAGTGTTGAGGGTGTGATTTTGCTATCTGACGAGCAGCAGTCAACCTTGTTGCTTGGGTTGACCCAGCTTTAAAAGTTTGGTTAAAGAAAattcatgaaaaattaaatgataggtCAAGTAAATGTAAAGATAAGGAAATTGTGAAGGATACTCTCTAGGAGAGTGAGCAAACGCTGAAGCCTGGTTGGGCCATTGCAAATCATTCCAAGTACTTTTTTGCTCCCTTTGCCTAAAATCTACAATACcaacaaacatattaattagGATCTTATTTacaggaaaaataaaaacaatgtttAGACTATATTACTAATAAATCTCATGTTTATTccaatggaaacaaaaagattgGGAGAAAATCTGGAGCATACTTCAATAGGACACAACATTCTTGGTTGTGATGTTGCTGGATAGAGTTGCTAGTGTGATCAACAGAATAAATCAACACCAAATTTGTTCATCTAGTATGAGGCTTTACAACCAATTCCATCAAGACACAAAGAAACTTGATTAGCATGAATGGACTAGGAGAATGGAGTAACAACACACTAATAAGTCCTGTACCAGTCCTATAAATCTTATGATGCACCACCTTCAACAAAACTTAGTACAATATAATGCTTATGGTAAACTTCAAAAATCTGGAGAATGTCTTTTATGTTCTCTGAGTTTTGGTACTATATTTCCTCCATGAAACATCAAAATGGGTAGAAAAGCAACACTATAAAGAGATGGATTACATTGCATGGTAGTTTTATTCTCCTCAAATAGATATcacaaatcaaaatttaagaaaCATCCTTCCCCTGATGATGTAAGTTACAACTCCTAAACATATGTTAGAGTAGTAAACACAAGAAGCCAATATTTGGATCAACTATTATGAGCATTGACTGTTTAACTCAATGTATGCTTGAACATGGGCATGGCCTAAAAACAACAATGCACTAACAACCAAATAAACCCAGAAATTTTTCCCCAAAAATGAAAATCTTACAAGGCTAACTGAAAAGTATATAACTATCTGAATTATAAACATGAATGTTCTGAATTATATATTAGAACAAAAAGAAGTGACTAAAAGAAATAGAGTGGCAAAGTAATAGAAAATGCAGGCAATAGCAACCTGGTTCATTGAGtggttcttaaaaaataaaaatacaaaattaggaTACCACATGAATACCCATGACTTCATATGTATATAAAAGTCCAACATGGAAACAAGTCCAAGAATTCTTGCTTGATCTACATGCGGCGGGAAGAGATAGAAAGAGGAAGGACACTTATCAAGTGGATGAacagaaaaaatataagaaacaaaCACTCAGACATTATAAGATTCACTCATTCACCTACAACTGATTATTGATACATGTTCTAatcatctcattttttaaaaaacagaaGTTACCATCTTATCATGATAATATGCAAAACATGTATATTCTATTTTGAATAGCATAACTCAACTATAAACAAAAGTAAGTTTGCTACAGATCCAGTAAGTCAATTGTCAACCACACATACAGGTAGCCTGATACTCACATGCCAAGGGTATCAAACAACGGTGCAAAAGGCAATTTTACAAGTTGGTCACTGTGTGCATTACCCTCTAAATCTACACAATCCACTGCAGTTAAAGCATTGATTAAAAAACTGTAGGCCTTTCCAATCAATTAAAAGAACACagatataaaagagaaaagatatATTACATTCACAATCAGTTGCACGCTCTAAGGCCCTGCAGTAAGGGTTGTTAGAAAAATATGTATTCTCTTTTGGTAAAGAATCTGAAGAGGCAGATACTTGATTCTTTAGGACAGAGTAGCCCTCACTCACAAGACATTTATGATAATGAATGAGAACAAGAAGCACTTGAAGACTGCTATCTGCTATTGGATTTCTTGAACCTTCACTGCTTGAATTGATCAAATAACTGAATGGAAATAACACAATATTTGCTGAatggagaaaaggaaaaaaccaAAAGATGTAACCATCAGTAAGTCTCTAATTTTGAACAATAAGACAATTAtcacaatattttataaataacaaagtatgtttgaccccaaaagttaataaatagaaAACTATAGCTTGTCACATACAAGCTGCAGAACCGACTCTCTTTAGCACACTATTCTGACTTCCATCATAAAAGATGGAATAAGATGCTCTGTTAAAGTTGGATGTTTAAGTTTCAACTTCTTACCTGAGCCATTGCCGCACCAAGAAATGGGTTCATATCATTCGGTCTAGGAGATGGCCCACAAAGAAGCTAAGTTGAGATTGcaataatcataaaattaagCAGCTCCAGATGTAGGAAATATGTGTTGGGGCTTCCCAGCCAAGGGCGCCACACCGGCCCAGCCCCTAAACTTCCTCATCTACGGCCGCACGGGCAGGATTGGCGGCCTCCTCGGCTCCCTCTGCCGGGCCTCGAGAATTGGGCCTCCCTCGaagtaaaagtaaaagtgaagaaagcGACGTTGCGTGCGAGGGTGACGGCGAGACTTAGGATttgcgagagagagagaggggggtaCTTGTGTGTGAgggtctttttttaaaaatcatgttgTCTATGCATTTATAACACCATCTTAAAAAACCATGTTGAAATGGAAAATCtttagcattttaaaaaaattgatgttgtgagTCTTGGATAACATcagttcttaaaaaattaatgttgaaatcgatttgttaacatcagttcttaaaaaaagaattcatGTTAATCATcacatcttattttaaaaaaaaatattatcacacGATTAACGTCGATTTTCATAAAATCATTAAGTTgagaatattaaaagtttttttagtaGTAATAGTTAACTTAGATAACAATAATTGatgaaaaaacatataaaaatgttattctTATTAGATCTATTAATTAGTAACAatatacaatattaaaaaaattgtatttttcagtattaaatatatatatatatatatatatatatatatatatatatatatatatatatatatatatatatataatcaacgataacatatataattatcagatttattaattaatatatatattattttatttttattagtagttTACTCCCGTTGGGGTATATATTATTAAGTggcatatattattatatactaaCTAGTAGTTTTTTCGAActgaaaatataagtaaaaactaaaactaactcacatccataaaaaaattacatcattTAATATGTTGATTGTCTTAGTAAAAAAGTTAATTCATTTTCTAATGTTCTCTTTACATGTAATTgcataggaaaaaaaagaaaattgtttaaaataaaactctagctaaataaaaatattttagagataggagttaattaaaattttcttaaattttagttCTACACATATttagtttttgttgtttatatttCAATTCTAAGGAAGTATATATtatctgattttatttttactgaaaGTAGTACATttattactaattaatatatatcagtaattattattatatttttaataatactttttaaaaatatattattatatatataattaaaaaaagttgaggGAAGTGGGGGAGCTAAAGCCCAGCTGCCCCGTATATTTGTCCCTGAAAGCCATCCTTTCTTCTGGAAGCCAggaaaagatttaaaaaaatatttttatatatttgataaagTTATTATCTATTTCATTCAAtaaccctatatatatatatatatatatatatatatatatatatatatatatatatatattctaactaTTCAATACAAGTTTTTTATTAGGTAGATTAAGAGCATTAATTTCCAATGCAGATGCTCGTTCGTATAAGTTGCTGAAAGTTAAACATGttgtttaacaaaattttcattGGAACATATGATTGGATAATGTGTTCTTCAAGTGAGCTGTTTAGATAACTATTGTTTAACCAAtgatttgtataaataaaaaaaaatattttttcattcataaaatttaacatgACTTGAGTTAATAGTATATgttatttaacaattttaatattagagtaaatttttgtataaaattctTATACTTACATGATATTATAGatctcataaatttaaaataaataattcatttaagtaATAATGCATTCCATATATCATAAGTTTATACAATATAAttgtaatttcattaaataaattaaatttagtctatacttttaaaatataagtgaatgttaattataagattaccattacaaaagtttgatttattaaaaatttactgtGTATTATCGTGATCGAGTAAACTTTCGAAATGTTTAATAATTGAAGGATAAAGTTTAATACATATAAAGAGTTGTTAGATGAGTAACTTTACGGAAAGTTGctcctaaaataatttaattctcCTAAAAGTATAACAAATCTAATATaagtgataaaattaataactttcgTTCCAACTATGTGGTAGCAACTTAAAAAAAGCTATTAATCTAGATACGGGTAATATGATCTACATACATACACGTATAAAAGATCGATATATGAGATATTTTATTAAGTGGactttatgaaaattaaactgtTCATACAAAATTGTGACCCAAAGTATGTAGTCTATAAAgcatttgaaagaaatgaaatcAACGACGTTAGTTATTGGGTAagtgaccttttgaatttacgTAGGCCAAGATGTGCATGCAGCGCAGGGTTTAAAGACCCCATGCAAACCGACATACACGCCAaatcaaagagaaaacaaaagaaacaaataaggttgaaaaattaagacagatgcctc encodes the following:
- the LOC114399426 gene encoding uncharacterized protein LOC114399426, giving the protein MLCPIEILGKGSKKVLGMICNGPTRLQRLLTLLETGSTQATRLTAARQIAKSHPQHLTSLLKKVLEFGALLASGGQELDNTCHENNWVLPAYHLYHADGKTIKFSQNT